In the Magnolia sinica isolate HGM2019 chromosome 15, MsV1, whole genome shotgun sequence genome, one interval contains:
- the LOC131226836 gene encoding polygalacturonase-like produces MVQSMKFTNITNAVIHDIHLLNSKSFHISIFRSQGIQLHNLNIRAPGDSPNTDGIHISSSTNINITISTIDVGDDCVSIGEGSNDIFVSGIFCGPDHGISIGSLGKRAQEKSVIGVLVTNCTLNGTTNGVRIKTWPESPILEASDITFEDIIMDRVSNPIIIDQKYCPVHPCTKKPSRVQISHVRYKNITGTSSSKFAINLKCSVAVPCQEMQFTDINLGPMDPTFKVMSCCSNVNRGTTSGVQNPPPCQTQCKDS; encoded by the exons ATGGTACAGTCTATGAAGTTCACGAATATCACCAACGCTGTAATCCACGATATTCATCTCTTAAACAGCAAGTCTTTCCACATCAGCATATTTAGGTCCCAAGGAATTCAACTTCACAACCTCAATATCAGGGCTCCAGGGGACAGCCCCAATACAGATGGAATACATATCAGTTCATCCACAAACATCAATATCACAATTTCTACcatagatgtaggtgatgacTGTGTATCAATTGGAGAAGGCAGCAATGATATCTTCGTCTCGGGCATATTCTGTGGCCCAGACCATGGAATCAG CATTGGTAGCCTTGGTAAACGTGCACAAGAAAAGTCTGTAATTGGTGTACTTGTGACAAATTGCACTCTCAATGGTACCACAAATGGCGTAAGGATTAAAACATGGCCTGAATCACCAATACTTGAAGCTTCCGATATCACATTCGAAGATATCATAATGGACAGAGTTTCTAATCCAATTATCATCGACCAAAAATACTGTCCAGTCCATCCCTGCACAAAGAAG CCCTCACGAGTACAGATCAGCCATGTTAGGTACAAAAACATCACCGGCACTTCTTCAAGCAAGTTTGCAATCAATCTTAAGTGCAGTGTGGCTGTTCCATGCCAAGAAATGCAATTTACTGATATCAACTTGGggcctatggaccccacctttaagGTAATGTCCTGTTGCTCTAACGTCAATCGAGGAACCACTTCAGGTGTACAAAATCCACCACCTTGCCAAACTCAATGCAAGGACTCTTGA